GGGTGGCGTAAGTGCAAATACACAACTACGTCTATCACTAGGAGACATGATCGCCACAGATCTATCTGATAAAGAACTCTTTGTCCCCGCACTGCCATATTGCCTTGACAACGCCGCCATGATCGCCACAGCAGCATACTATCGCCACCAACACATGAGCAAAGAAGTGCGAGAATCTCTCACACTTCAATGGAAAACACTTCAAGCATATGCACACCACCCCTTGGAAAACGTCAAGTAAACCAAAACATAAACATACCTATGCAAAAATAATATTTTTCTTGAAAAACAGCACCAATGCTGTTATGCTGTTACATATATATTCTAAAAATACTTTTATGAAAGAATTATCAAAAAGCTACTCTCCAAAAGCCATTGAAGACACCATCTATAAAATGTGGGAAGATTCCGGGTTTTTTAACCCTGACAATCTTTCCGGCGAACCATTTTCTGTCATGATGCCACCACCAAACGTCACGGGCGTCCTTCATCTCGGACATGCATTGGAAAATACGATCATGGATGCCAAAGTGCGCTATGAACGTATGAGTGGCAAAAAGGTTCTCCTTATACCAGGCACTGATCATGCCGCTGTTGCCACGCAAGCAAAGGTTGAGAATATCCTCATAGAACGCGGCATCAAAGATCCGCGCAAAGAACTTGGTCGCGAAAAGCTTCTCGAAGAAATCCGCACCTATGCGGAAAAATCCAAAAAAACGATCATCTCTCAAGTGCGTAAAATGGGGACAAGTTGCGACTGGAGCCGTTTGGCATACACATTTGACGACACACGGAGCACCGCAGTAAATATTGTGTTCAAAAAAATGTTTGACGACGGTCTCATCTATCGTGGTTATCGTGTGATCAACTGGTCCGTCAAAGGACAATCTACATGTTCTGATGATGAACTGGAATATATTGAACGTCCTGCTAAATTGTATACTTTCAAGTATAGCAAAGATTTTCCCATTACAATTGCCACAACGCGTCCCGAAACCAAACTCGGCGACACTGCCGTTGCTGTGCACCCGGATGACACGCGTTATAAAAAATACATTGGTCAGATTTTTACTGTGGATGTTGGCGCAGAAAAACCCCTTTCGATCAAGGTGATCGCCAGTGTCGACGTTGATCCAACATTCGGCACAGGCGCACTCGGCGTTACCCCGGCACACAGCGCTGTCGATTTCGACATGTACGAGAAACAAAAGACTGCTAATGATCCAATCGATCTGATCCAGGTAATTGATGCGCATGGCATGATGGCTCCTGCAGCAGGGACAAACTACGCCGGCTTAAGCGTTATTGACGCACGTGAAAAATTCGTCACACAGCTCAAAGAGAACGGCCTCTTAGTAAAAGAAGAAGATACTATACAAAACGTCGGAACATCCGATCGATTCAAGGACGTCGTGGAAGCTTTACCGATGACACAATGGTTCATCGACGTAAATAAAAAAATTCCCGGTAAGGACAAAACACTTAAAGAGCTCATGATGGACTCCGTCACGATCGGTTTGCATGGAAATACGGAAGAAAAGATCATCATCACGCCAGAAAGATTCTTGAAAAATTACAGCAATTGGATCGAGAATCTCCGCGATTGGTGTATCTCCCGACAAGTATGGTGGGGACATCGCATCCCCGTGTGGTATAAAAATAAGTCGAAAGTCAAAAATCAAAAGTCAAAAGTAGAGGAAATGTACGTCGGAACACAGCCCCCAAAAGGCAAAGGATGGGTACAAGATCCTGATACATTGGACACGTGGTTTTCCTCCGGTCTGTGGACTTTTTCCACGCTTGGTTGGCCGGAAGAAACTGTGGACTTCAAAACATTTCATCCCAGCAGTTGGATGCAAATGGGTCATGAAATCCTCTTTTTTTGGATGGCGCGCATGATCCTCATGTCTACATATACACTTGACCAAATTCCATTCAAAGATGTCTATATCCACGGAATTTTACGTGATGAAAAAGGAAACAAATTTTCCAAATCGGCCGGAAACAATATCGACCCACTGGAGGTGATCGAGCAATATGGTACCGATGCGCTTCGTCTCAGCCTACTCTTTGGCATTGCCCCGGGCAATGATTCCAAATATTATGAAGAAAAAGTTGTTGGCGCGCGAAACTTTATCAGCAAACTATGGAATATCAGCCGTTTCATTCTACAAAAAACATCTGACACCGACCTTTCTGCAAACGACCTTTTGCCACATGATCTTACCGTTTTTGACAAAATGATCTTGGAAAAAATGCGTGACCTCACAAATGATGTGGCACGCGATATGGATGCATATCGATTTGCACAAGCCGTAGAAAAACTCCACAATTTCACCTGGCTGGAACTTGCAGATTGGTATATCGAAGTAACAAAGTTTGAAAACAATGTGAACACGAAGAATATGATCCTCCGCATGATCTTAGAGGACATTCTTGCATTGTGGCATCCATTTATCCCTTTTGTCACTGAAGAAATTTGGCAACATATGCAGAAAAAACGTCTACTACTTATCTCCCCATTGCCCGCAAAAGATAAATACGAAAGTCTGGTTGGGACAAATGATACAGGATCCCAACAATCTAACTTAATCAAAGAACTTATCACTACAATTCGCACCATGACCAAAGAACAAAATATCACAGCGAAAGATCTCCACATTTTGATCGATGACACACAACGCACATCTGGGCCAAAAAATCTGGTATCAACACATGAAAACATCGTCAAAAAACTTCGTACAGGCGTCAACAATATTACATTGATCGCATCGCACGATAATGTGCCTGATAATGCCGTTTCCGCAACCACACTCCATGGCATCACGATCCACATTCCGCTTGATGGATTGATTGACATTGCAACTGAAAAAAAGAAAAAAGAAGCGGAACTCACAGAGGTATGTGCCTATATTGCCACCCTTGAGAAAAAATTATTGGATGAACAGTTCGTTAAAAACGCACCAAAAAAGATCGTTGAGAGTGAGAAGGAAAAATTACAAACTGCACAAAGCAGAAAAGAAAGCATCATGTCACAAATTACAAATCTGCAGTAAATATATGCGCTATAGCGAATCACTGATTTTGGGATTACTCACCGGCTGCACAGCACTGATCGTGCAGGTGTTTATAAGTATTTTAGGCGACATCTCTTCCGTCACACTATTGCCACAAAATTATGATCCACAAAATTTGCACGCTACCCTGTGCGCCATGCTACTGATTGCCACCATTGAAGAAACGCTGCGCTTCATCATTGCAATCAAAAAATTCTCTATCCCTGTCGAGGGCGTTACGCCTACGCAGTCGTTTTTGCTACATGGTTTTTTTCTGGGTAGCGGATTTGCTCTTTGTGAAATATTGCTGGCAATTGCCAAGTTGCAGCATATTACCATATCACTGTTTCTTTTTATATGGCCGTTTCTTATCCATATCATCGTGAGCATCTTTGCGGTGTATATTGCAAGAAATTACAGGAAAAAGATGATTTTCTTTTGTGTTCTGCTGTGTGCAATTATCTTTCACGCTTGTGCAAATTTCGCAATTCTCATAACATTCAATTAACCACATACTGTAATTACTTATCCACACCGTTCTTGCATCAAAACCCATAGTATTTTATAATGTCATTGTAGTTGTAGATGAAAAATTAACATAATTTTATGATGAAAGAAAAGAGATCATTTCTGAACAGATTTTCTGGATCGCAAGAAACAGAACAACACACGATACAAAATCCACAACAGCCAATCTCCATGCCTGTCTATGCCGATGAGGAAGAGACCCGCATGCAGGTCGACAATTACCATAGCGACCCTTCATTGCACAATGAATGGAGTCAGGAAGAATTACAGTCAGATGATGCAGAGGGTCAATTGACAATTGATGTTTATCAGACAGATACAGAAATTGTGATCAAATCAACCATCGCCGGTGTCAAACCCGAAGACCTCGATGTATCGATCAGCAATGACATGATCACAATCAAGGGCGACCGAAAAAATGAGGAGGTTGTCGATGATAATGGCTATTACTACCGTGAGTGCTATTGGGGATCGTTTTCTCGCTCTGTTGTTCTCCCAATGGATGTTTTGGCAGACAAAATTGACGCTACGCTAAAAAATGGCATCCTAACAATTCGTCTACCAAAGGCAGATGTAACAAAAACCAAAAAAATTCAAGTGCGCGGATTTTAAACCGGGATTTCGGAAAGTGTTGTTGTAATTTGTGCACTTTTTGTGATATATTTATGGAGGGTGCCTATGCACTCTCCTTTTTGTAAATTTTACACCAATGTCAAAAAAAGGATTTTTCGTTATTTGTTTGGCCATGGGATCTTTTTATCCCTTTGTTACTTTTGCAACAAACAACTCCCCCCTACCAATTGCCATATTGACGATTGACGGCCAAGAAAAAGAAACGATCACGACAACAGATATTCAAAAATTCACATCTATTCATACAAAACGAACGCAGCAGATCGGTTATCAAAGCGAGATTGAAAAGCCCGTATCGTGTTTTGAATTTACATCTCCTCCAAGGCCTTGCCTCATTACTGCATACACGCGTGATGCTTACGCAACAAAAATAACATCACAAGTATCCATTGATGGAGTAGCAATCAAAACATTTGTTGAAGATATTGCACGAAAGATCAATACCGACCCCGTCAATGCAAAGTTATCCTTTAGTCCGGAAACACAAACATTCGAGGAAATTGAACCGCATGCGGATGGCATCACAATTGATGTAGAAAAAAATGTTGCACAAATCACAGAAAAGATCGCCAATCGAAACAATCCCGTCCCGCTAAAAATTGCATTGATCTATGACACGAAACCGGCGACTGTCACACATGCACGCGCCAATGCGCTTGGCATTGTTGAGCTTATCGGTGAAGGTCGGTCAAACTTCAAAGGTTCCACACAAAGCCGTATCCACAACATTCAGACTGCGGCGAAAAGATTTGATGGTCTCGTGATCGCACCGAATGAGGAATTTTCTTTCACTACCATACTCGGTCCGGTAGACGGTGAACATGGATACAAAGAGGAATTAGTGATTCGCGACAATGAGACAAAGCCGGAATTTGGTGGCGGAATTTGCCAAGTCTCTACAACCGTTTTTCGTGGAGCAATTTTTACCGGCATGAAGATCACACAACGACATAATCACTCTTATCCTGTGCATTATTACACGCCCACGGGATTTGATGCTACCGTATACGTACCAAAGCCAGATCTTCGATTTATCAATAACACGCCTGGATATGTCCTCCTTACCGTAAAGACGGAAGGGACAGAGCTCGTTTTTGATTATTATGGCAAAAAAGATGGACGCACAGTCAAAATGGAAGGCCCTTTCGTTACCGACAGACAGCCTGACGGTGCAATGAAAACATACTTTACGCAAAAAGTCACTGATAAGGACGGAAATATAATAGTTGATGATGTTTTCAAAAGCAATTACAAATCACCAAATGACTATCCACATCCCGGAGATGTTGCTAAGCTCGACAGTAAGCCGGATAACTGGTCTAAAAAACAATGGGATGACTACAAAAAAGCCAATGGATTATAGTTAAACATTGGCTTTTTTAATTTTTCACCATAAAACTTTCGTATAAAACGTGTCTATTATTTTAATATTGAAATAAATTTTTATTTTTCTAGATTTTCACTGATAACAATAGTCGACGGAATATGAAAGTTATCTGTCGAATCTTTAAAGGATAGCTTTCGCAGTTTTGCTTCTAAAACATTGGGCGATTGATCATCCTTTCTTATTATTATTGAACATTGAAAATTATATTTTCTGGTCAATGGTAACATATGTTCTTTTACGGTAGCATAAATTTGAAAACCAGCACTTTCCAGTTCTTTAAAAATATCAAATACCTCTCTATCTGGACCTATTTCCAAACCCAACTGATTTGCCTCTTCCCTCGTCTCTAGTGTTGGCGCTTCAAAAGTATGCATATACAAACACTTTTTACCCCAATCTCCTCTCAAATTAGCAGGTTGTATTCTGATCTCTCCATCTTCTTTGATCATCATAACAGCCTCTTTCAATGCATTTCTTGTAATTTCTCTGTCTTTGTATT
This genomic interval from Parcubacteria group bacterium contains the following:
- a CDS encoding valine--tRNA ligase; translation: MKELSKSYSPKAIEDTIYKMWEDSGFFNPDNLSGEPFSVMMPPPNVTGVLHLGHALENTIMDAKVRYERMSGKKVLLIPGTDHAAVATQAKVENILIERGIKDPRKELGREKLLEEIRTYAEKSKKTIISQVRKMGTSCDWSRLAYTFDDTRSTAVNIVFKKMFDDGLIYRGYRVINWSVKGQSTCSDDELEYIERPAKLYTFKYSKDFPITIATTRPETKLGDTAVAVHPDDTRYKKYIGQIFTVDVGAEKPLSIKVIASVDVDPTFGTGALGVTPAHSAVDFDMYEKQKTANDPIDLIQVIDAHGMMAPAAGTNYAGLSVIDAREKFVTQLKENGLLVKEEDTIQNVGTSDRFKDVVEALPMTQWFIDVNKKIPGKDKTLKELMMDSVTIGLHGNTEEKIIITPERFLKNYSNWIENLRDWCISRQVWWGHRIPVWYKNKSKVKNQKSKVEEMYVGTQPPKGKGWVQDPDTLDTWFSSGLWTFSTLGWPEETVDFKTFHPSSWMQMGHEILFFWMARMILMSTYTLDQIPFKDVYIHGILRDEKGNKFSKSAGNNIDPLEVIEQYGTDALRLSLLFGIAPGNDSKYYEEKVVGARNFISKLWNISRFILQKTSDTDLSANDLLPHDLTVFDKMILEKMRDLTNDVARDMDAYRFAQAVEKLHNFTWLELADWYIEVTKFENNVNTKNMILRMILEDILALWHPFIPFVTEEIWQHMQKKRLLLISPLPAKDKYESLVGTNDTGSQQSNLIKELITTIRTMTKEQNITAKDLHILIDDTQRTSGPKNLVSTHENIVKKLRTGVNNITLIASHDNVPDNAVSATTLHGITIHIPLDGLIDIATEKKKKEAELTEVCAYIATLEKKLLDEQFVKNAPKKIVESEKEKLQTAQSRKESIMSQITNLQ
- a CDS encoding Hsp20/alpha crystallin family protein, which translates into the protein MMKEKRSFLNRFSGSQETEQHTIQNPQQPISMPVYADEEETRMQVDNYHSDPSLHNEWSQEELQSDDAEGQLTIDVYQTDTEIVIKSTIAGVKPEDLDVSISNDMITIKGDRKNEEVVDDNGYYYRECYWGSFSRSVVLPMDVLADKIDATLKNGILTIRLPKADVTKTKKIQVRGF
- a CDS encoding VanW family protein, producing MGSFYPFVTFATNNSPLPIAILTIDGQEKETITTTDIQKFTSIHTKRTQQIGYQSEIEKPVSCFEFTSPPRPCLITAYTRDAYATKITSQVSIDGVAIKTFVEDIARKINTDPVNAKLSFSPETQTFEEIEPHADGITIDVEKNVAQITEKIANRNNPVPLKIALIYDTKPATVTHARANALGIVELIGEGRSNFKGSTQSRIHNIQTAAKRFDGLVIAPNEEFSFTTILGPVDGEHGYKEELVIRDNETKPEFGGGICQVSTTVFRGAIFTGMKITQRHNHSYPVHYYTPTGFDATVYVPKPDLRFINNTPGYVLLTVKTEGTELVFDYYGKKDGRTVKMEGPFVTDRQPDGAMKTYFTQKVTDKDGNIIVDDVFKSNYKSPNDYPHPGDVAKLDSKPDNWSKKQWDDYKKANGL